A single window of bacterium DNA harbors:
- a CDS encoding T9SS type A sorting domain-containing protein: MIGLLFVFLKVSSASVTSDALEPMGEMKLTGDVSKEVIVGNIPRPGKNKIVSKVSKTADNWVQTDSHSFSGRIKNNSQYYVKANASGLTPFSADGNLTSTALQAINAVPGWLQMQLLDNLARLSSSTQNIYANLIISSPVLWKDEVAFVIATVDSAILEHHKNSPTMFTDNAKYIYKADSVLDYVRLVEYADYTTAKYKVANNGSDTTEVEIPYETYYWNVVHPVNTNEAPVYVNPRIADMGAMGLGEAAPPTGKFWREHLFNYPDTAEKTVTSEYGPSKTINAGTVSPILRTRLSGEKILYNNKIDVSSNNGAVGKLTDWIREIMVFAASDGDVWNNERPWQPNRIYHLHRGRCGEHACILSAAGRSALIPMATPYDLTRDHTWNEWYDTGWHGWEPINTYVNSTAHYEADGWEFRILFAWRGDGYTWNVTPTYSQHSTLTVAVKDKSGLPVDGARVYVYTVHYSGDPIGVSDKKYTDSDGMVDFQIGENIQYYASVSAGSRGTNPATGYVSVVTKSGVGQQYTWNCNLTGDQPKVQASQGTLGDPTRYYKIDVNFDIPQEIVRGKAIFANEFNNGSARTCWQRYGYYTDEPQDIEFFICNATEFAKYQSGSAFQAFEIGSNVDAGVVSFICPKDDWYVVFSTKDLVENEEAINLNVKLYTNLTAVEEPSIADFACLTGRQGLGNVELKIIKDKICLSVPNDYCPNTLITIYDLSGRMKEVVYSGILSKGDYEFTPKVKKNGVYFVTLKAGEHNITRKLILVK; the protein is encoded by the coding sequence ATGATAGGATTACTTTTTGTATTTTTGAAAGTTTCCTCTGCGAGCGTTACTTCCGATGCTCTTGAGCCGATGGGCGAAATGAAGTTAACCGGCGACGTGTCAAAAGAAGTGATTGTCGGGAACATTCCCCGGCCCGGGAAGAACAAAATTGTTTCGAAAGTTTCGAAAACGGCAGATAACTGGGTGCAAACGGATTCCCACTCGTTCAGCGGCAGGATAAAGAACAACAGTCAGTATTACGTGAAAGCCAACGCTTCAGGATTGACACCTTTTTCGGCTGACGGGAACCTGACTTCCACGGCGTTACAGGCGATTAATGCGGTGCCCGGTTGGTTACAGATGCAGTTATTGGATAATCTTGCGCGTTTAAGTTCAAGCACGCAAAACATTTATGCGAATTTAATCATAAGCAGTCCTGTTTTGTGGAAGGATGAGGTAGCGTTTGTGATTGCTACTGTTGATTCTGCGATACTTGAGCATCACAAAAACAGTCCTACGATGTTTACGGACAACGCAAAATATATTTACAAAGCCGACAGCGTGCTTGATTACGTAAGGCTTGTAGAGTATGCGGATTATACGACGGCAAAGTACAAGGTAGCGAACAACGGGAGTGACACGACGGAAGTGGAAATTCCGTATGAAACGTATTACTGGAACGTAGTTCATCCCGTAAACACGAATGAGGCTCCTGTTTATGTAAATCCGCGCATAGCGGATATGGGCGCTATGGGGTTGGGAGAGGCGGCGCCTCCGACGGGAAAGTTCTGGAGAGAGCATTTATTTAATTATCCGGATACCGCGGAGAAGACGGTAACGAGCGAGTATGGTCCTTCGAAGACGATAAATGCGGGGACGGTTTCTCCGATATTAAGGACGAGGTTATCAGGCGAAAAAATTTTATACAACAATAAGATTGACGTATCGAGTAATAACGGCGCGGTTGGGAAGCTAACGGACTGGATAAGGGAGATAATGGTATTTGCGGCGAGCGATGGTGATGTGTGGAATAACGAAAGGCCGTGGCAGCCGAATCGTATTTATCATTTACACAGGGGACGTTGCGGTGAGCATGCCTGTATTTTAAGCGCGGCGGGCAGAAGCGCGTTAATTCCTATGGCGACTCCGTACGACTTAACGAGAGACCACACATGGAATGAGTGGTATGACACGGGTTGGCACGGATGGGAGCCGATAAACACTTACGTTAATTCGACGGCTCATTACGAAGCCGACGGCTGGGAGTTTCGAATTTTATTTGCCTGGCGCGGGGACGGTTATACGTGGAACGTGACGCCGACATACAGTCAGCACAGCACTTTGACAGTAGCGGTAAAAGACAAGAGCGGGCTTCCGGTAGACGGGGCGAGGGTGTATGTTTACACTGTGCATTACAGCGGGGACCCAATCGGTGTTAGCGATAAAAAGTATACGGATTCTGACGGCATGGTAGATTTTCAGATAGGCGAGAACATACAATATTATGCAAGTGTAAGCGCGGGGAGCAGAGGGACTAATCCTGCAACCGGTTATGTAAGCGTGGTAACAAAATCCGGTGTGGGACAGCAGTACACCTGGAATTGCAATCTTACGGGGGATCAACCGAAGGTACAGGCATCACAGGGGACTTTGGGTGACCCGACAAGGTATTACAAGATAGACGTAAATTTTGATATTCCGCAGGAGATAGTGCGTGGGAAGGCAATATTTGCGAACGAGTTCAACAATGGGAGTGCGCGGACGTGCTGGCAGAGGTACGGGTATTATACGGACGAGCCGCAGGACATTGAATTTTTCATCTGCAATGCGACGGAATTTGCCAAATACCAGAGTGGTTCAGCTTTTCAGGCATTTGAGATAGGGAGCAACGTGGATGCGGGGGTCGTAAGTTTTATTTGTCCGAAGGATGACTGGTATGTGGTATTTTCGACAAAGGATTTAGTGGAAAACGAAGAAGCCATTAATCTTAACGTAAAGCTTTATACTAATTTGACGGCGGTGGAAGAACCTTCAATTGCGGATTTTGCCTGCCTGACCGGTAGGCAGGGATTGGGGAATGTGGAATTGAAGATAATAAAGGATAAGATTTGTCTGTCCGTTCCTAATGACTATTGCCCTAATACACTAATAACGATTTACGATTTAAGTGGAAGGATGAAAGAGGTTGTATATAGTGGAATATTAAGTAAAGGGGATTATGAGTTTACGCCGAAAGTGAAAAAGAACGGGGTGTATTTTGTTACATTAAAAGCGGGTGAACATAATATAACGAGGAAGTTAATTTTGGTGAAATAA
- a CDS encoding carbohydrate binding family 9 domain-containing protein, with protein sequence MNFIVLMFTCLSVQNSDSLAEEQRLKIKVEKVSVAPVIDGKLNDECWDEASVCSSFVQTAPFCGKASTTKTIVKVIRDSKTLFVSFYCPKQNRKPVAGVVKEDILGMNDQAMIILDTYNDKNKAYLFAVNPLNVKTEAKISKDGNVIDTQWDEIWYSGVSVSDTGWTAEFAIPFNNLHFNTESGYKWGANFVRVDYEDLPESEWSVWSYTGANPYRVSKTGEFIFKEKPVPSSPLTIMPYGAIRGEKKNIGGDIKRTVLTLMDLGFSLYTDPNYYDVNQNKVLITPTKEEVLTIPEERNILVENRTFLFSPYPLINTRVMDSIKYAYRISGKAREYDAAYLNVNTMKPEQNYSFLCIEREFFRGSSVSWYDLKVDTNRVMSTQLDFSLPREIRPEFQYSWNLGEKAPSLFYCNVSRETPLFSVGAGYVNVSPKFRANMGMFPDSGQDYWVMGNYNLRMSKIIYKITPSFSYNKDTSSAGICLLLKNGIEGGVWGWQENDNHSSLYDNKTYFIGYNKDNWAPMVRVSYLPWPEKVCLAGRLSFFGKVAPDFEVSVLHLNGDSVSVDLGLSGRAGEKVSFRIFSEKGKETDLVSTNGVLRYRFKPEGYFSVAYGETRNINREDLTRKDYVLEAKIYYQFGVAVEKLSKLAF encoded by the coding sequence ATGAACTTTATAGTATTAATGTTTACTTGTTTAAGCGTTCAAAACAGTGACTCTTTAGCCGAGGAGCAGCGCTTGAAAATAAAGGTGGAAAAAGTATCCGTTGCCCCTGTGATTGACGGAAAACTTAATGATGAATGTTGGGATGAAGCATCTGTCTGTTCGAGTTTTGTCCAGACGGCTCCTTTTTGCGGGAAAGCGTCAACAACAAAGACAATAGTAAAAGTAATCCGGGATTCCAAAACTTTATTCGTATCTTTTTACTGCCCGAAGCAGAATAGAAAACCCGTAGCGGGAGTTGTCAAGGAAGACATTCTTGGAATGAACGACCAGGCAATGATAATTCTTGATACATACAATGATAAAAACAAAGCGTACCTTTTTGCAGTAAATCCCCTGAACGTAAAAACGGAGGCAAAGATTTCAAAAGACGGCAACGTGATTGATACGCAGTGGGACGAAATCTGGTATTCGGGAGTTTCCGTAAGTGATACGGGATGGACTGCCGAGTTTGCGATTCCGTTTAACAATTTGCATTTCAACACGGAAAGCGGATACAAATGGGGCGCAAATTTTGTGAGAGTGGATTATGAAGATTTGCCCGAATCGGAATGGAGCGTATGGAGTTATACGGGAGCGAATCCTTATCGCGTTTCCAAAACAGGGGAATTCATTTTTAAGGAAAAACCGGTTCCGTCGTCACCGCTTACGATTATGCCTTATGGCGCAATAAGAGGAGAAAAAAAGAACATCGGCGGGGACATAAAAAGAACGGTTCTTACTCTTATGGACCTTGGATTTAGCCTGTATACGGACCCGAATTATTACGACGTAAACCAGAATAAAGTTTTAATAACTCCCACAAAAGAAGAAGTGCTGACGATTCCCGAGGAAAGGAATATTCTCGTTGAGAACCGTACTTTTCTTTTTTCGCCGTATCCTTTAATTAATACGAGAGTAATGGACAGCATAAAATATGCGTACAGGATATCGGGGAAAGCAAGAGAATATGATGCGGCTTATTTAAATGTAAACACGATGAAGCCGGAACAAAATTATTCTTTCCTTTGCATAGAGAGGGAATTTTTCAGGGGGTCGAGCGTATCGTGGTATGACTTAAAAGTGGATACCAACAGGGTAATGAGCACGCAGTTGGATTTTTCTTTGCCGAGAGAGATCAGACCGGAGTTCCAGTATTCCTGGAATTTAGGCGAGAAAGCGCCGTCGTTATTTTATTGCAACGTTTCAAGAGAGACGCCGTTATTTTCGGTAGGTGCTGGGTATGTGAACGTTAGTCCGAAATTCAGGGCGAATATGGGGATGTTTCCGGACAGCGGGCAGGATTACTGGGTAATGGGAAATTACAATTTACGAATGAGTAAAATCATATATAAAATCACGCCGTCTTTTTCGTATAATAAGGACACTTCAAGCGCGGGAATTTGTTTATTGTTGAAAAACGGGATTGAGGGCGGAGTATGGGGATGGCAGGAAAACGATAATCATTCAAGTTTATATGATAATAAAACATATTTTATAGGATATAATAAAGACAACTGGGCGCCGATGGTGAGGGTTTCGTATCTTCCCTGGCCGGAGAAGGTCTGCTTGGCGGGCAGGTTAAGTTTTTTTGGGAAAGTAGCGCCTGATTTTGAAGTTTCGGTGCTGCATTTAAATGGGGATTCGGTGAGTGTGGATTTGGGGTTAAGCGGAAGGGCGGGCGAGAAAGTTTCGTTCCGTATATTTAGTGAAAAAGGGAAGGAAACGGATTTGGTTTCTACGAATGGGGTGTTGAGGTATAGGTTTAAACCGGAAGGATATTTCTCCGTAGCGTATGGAGAAACAAGAAACATAAACAGGGAAGATTTAACGAGAAAAGATTACGTACTTGAGGCAAAAATTTATTATCAATTTGGAGTGGCGGTGGAGAAGCTTTCGAAGCTGGCGTTTTAA
- a CDS encoding response regulator translates to MKHSNILIVDDNRSFCLSLKKLLLRKGHTIDIALTGKEALTKLKDKFFNIIILDIRLPDADGLELIPHFKAIHPNMEAIIITAYPSFKNTMQAANKGVSGYFTKPLNIKEVLGKIDSVLEKQCISMEKEKLLDAIKYKFVGHKQEDTSVIGDIEDLPFRIRKAVRYIEKHYRDPELSVADIAAAGGMHPGYFSSLWGETTKTSVSSFINERKIEKAKNLLLRKNAYISQVAYEVGLKPDYFSKVFKRLVGVSPKRYRNETLPGTRKHKRD, encoded by the coding sequence ATGAAACACAGCAACATTTTAATCGTAGACGACAACAGGAGTTTTTGTCTTTCGCTGAAAAAACTACTACTAAGAAAAGGGCACACGATAGACATTGCCCTAACCGGGAAGGAAGCTCTCACAAAACTGAAAGACAAATTTTTCAATATTATTATCCTTGATATTCGTTTACCTGATGCGGACGGGTTGGAATTAATCCCGCATTTTAAAGCAATACATCCGAATATGGAAGCGATTATAATAACCGCATATCCTTCTTTTAAGAACACGATGCAAGCTGCAAACAAAGGCGTTTCGGGATACTTCACGAAACCCCTGAACATAAAAGAGGTTTTAGGGAAAATTGACAGTGTTCTCGAAAAGCAGTGTATTTCAATGGAGAAGGAAAAACTACTTGATGCAATAAAGTATAAATTTGTCGGGCATAAACAAGAGGATACGAGTGTAATAGGGGATATTGAAGATTTGCCTTTCAGGATAAGGAAAGCGGTTCGTTATATAGAGAAGCATTACAGGGATCCGGAATTATCGGTAGCGGATATAGCGGCGGCGGGAGGGATGCATCCCGGGTATTTTTCTTCTTTATGGGGGGAGACGACAAAGACGAGTGTATCAAGTTTTATAAACGAGCGCAAGATAGAAAAAGCAAAAAATTTATTACTGCGTAAGAATGCGTACATTTCTCAGGTAGCATATGAAGTAGGATTAAAGCCGGATTACTTTTCCAAAGTTTTTAAGCGGCTAGTAGGAGTTTCTCCGAAACGGTATCGCAACGAGACCCTCCCGGGAACAAGAAAGCACAAGAGAGATTAA
- a CDS encoding glycosyltransferase family 39 protein, which translates to MECKYGAGIPGKVKRYIPWGILLIAFSLLFIRLSFLCFWGDEAGVVEVITRKIKHFYEGGHPCLYYIFAYLWTKIFGISEAGLRSFSSLCAIGTVFVSYKLISRVTDKKTACLSILLLSLSPFFILFSRMGRYYSLTGLLSISSLYFFRNFFEKDDIKSKIFYTLVTAALFYTEYFAGATIIIIENLYVLFRKRNLLFLKKWFLSQLVILLAFSPFIGISVSQVTACYKDIPVELSTGLKSMVVKLFCILYDFCFGETILPLELWVVIPGVLVYLICFINSIKRVGLLSIFLLLVLPISMVVFLTSGYTPAVPIAHIARILLFIAPLCYAIISIGMLNLKNRVLRMGCFIIIVLISCYGLRNYFTKSHFINPHYIIPWKEIVQDIKCKALPGDRILTPDMCFEYYSKNLLDLTALSFYSIKSGIEDSACSRIWLVVRDRGQRNVVKRDNASMDSLDKYGLKEIMQKGYVKLSPLDIYFKEKLLKREVWDYNVKVFLYAKDSTGYRLSL; encoded by the coding sequence ATGGAATGTAAATACGGAGCAGGAATACCAGGAAAAGTAAAGCGATACATTCCCTGGGGTATTTTATTAATTGCGTTTTCGCTTTTATTCATACGGTTATCTTTTTTGTGTTTCTGGGGAGATGAAGCTGGGGTAGTAGAGGTAATAACGCGCAAGATAAAACATTTTTATGAGGGCGGGCATCCTTGTTTATATTATATTTTTGCGTATTTATGGACTAAGATTTTCGGGATAAGCGAAGCCGGGTTAAGGTCGTTTTCTTCATTGTGTGCAATAGGTACAGTTTTTGTAAGTTACAAATTAATATCCAGAGTTACGGACAAAAAGACTGCTTGTTTGAGTATTTTATTGTTATCGCTTTCGCCGTTTTTTATCCTTTTTTCGAGAATGGGACGATACTATTCGTTAACGGGTTTGCTCAGCATTTCTTCTTTGTATTTTTTCCGGAACTTTTTTGAGAAGGACGACATAAAGAGTAAAATATTTTACACTCTTGTAACGGCAGCTCTTTTTTATACCGAGTATTTTGCGGGAGCAACCATTATTATAATAGAAAATTTATACGTGCTTTTCAGGAAGAGAAATCTCCTGTTTTTGAAAAAGTGGTTTTTAAGCCAGCTGGTAATTCTGTTGGCGTTCAGTCCTTTTATAGGGATTTCGGTTTCGCAAGTTACCGCTTGTTACAAGGACATTCCCGTGGAATTATCAACCGGGTTAAAAAGTATGGTAGTTAAGTTGTTTTGTATTTTGTATGATTTTTGTTTTGGAGAGACTATTTTACCTCTGGAGTTATGGGTAGTAATTCCCGGGGTTCTGGTATATTTAATTTGTTTTATAAACAGTATAAAAAGAGTAGGACTTTTATCTATTTTCTTACTTCTGGTTCTACCGATTAGTATGGTAGTATTCCTGACTTCCGGTTATACGCCGGCAGTTCCGATAGCGCATATAGCAAGGATACTGTTGTTCATCGCTCCTTTATGTTATGCGATAATAAGTATCGGGATGCTTAATTTAAAGAACAGGGTTTTGCGAATGGGATGTTTTATTATTATTGTTTTAATTTCCTGTTACGGGTTAAGGAATTATTTTACCAAATCTCATTTTATCAATCCGCATTATATAATCCCGTGGAAAGAAATCGTTCAGGATATAAAATGCAAGGCGCTTCCCGGGGACAGGATATTAACCCCGGATATGTGTTTTGAATATTATTCAAAAAATTTATTAGACTTAACGGCGTTAAGTTTTTACTCTATCAAATCCGGTATAGAGGACTCTGCGTGTTCTAGAATATGGCTTGTAGTGAGGGACAGGGGGCAAAGGAACGTAGTTAAAAGAGACAACGCATCAATGGACAGTCTTGATAAATACGGGTTAAAGGAGATAATGCAAAAAGGGTATGTTAAGCTCAGTCCGCTGGATATTTACTTCAAGGAAAAGTTGTTAAAGAGGGAAGTCTGGGATTACAATGTGAAGGTGTTTTTATATGCGAAAGATTCGACAGGGTATCGTTTAAGTTTGTGA
- a CDS encoding NAD(P)/FAD-dependent oxidoreductase, protein MDKTALIIGAGPAGLTAAYELLDKTNIKPIIFEQSNDIGGISKTVNYKGNRIDIGGHRFFSKSKIIMDWWQNIFPLQGAPAKDDLILKRVSGFPQEAFSRKIKDSTVSKIKAPDPEKEDKVMLIRNRISRIIFLRKFYDYPLSLNKDMVSKLGILTMAKFGFSYLKSIMFPIKPENSLEDFFINRFGKELYLAFFKNYTEKVWGISCKELKPEWGMQRIKGVSVKEVLRDAIRNSLSGNKNLEQKNKETSLIRQYIYPKYGPGQLWEEVANIITMAGGEVHKNQKVIGITREKNKITGVKIKDTITGNTNTIEGDFVFSTMSVKELIEGMGKSDIPQEIRETSQGLTYRSIVVVGFLLNKMKIKNDTKIKTINDIIPDNWIYIQEPEVQAGRLQIYNNWSPYMIKDMTKVWLGMEYFCNEGDEFWNSDDEKTVSFAKEELLKLDIIYEEDILDKIVIRMPKAYPVYSGTYNKIDAIKNYLNGFENLFLIGRNGMHRYNNQDHSMLSAIVAVENIIKGAKGKDNIWNVNTEQEYQEK, encoded by the coding sequence ATGGATAAAACTGCGCTAATCATCGGTGCAGGTCCGGCGGGTCTGACTGCGGCGTATGAACTACTGGACAAAACAAATATCAAGCCCATTATTTTTGAGCAAAGCAACGACATCGGCGGGATTTCAAAGACCGTAAATTACAAAGGGAACAGGATAGACATTGGCGGGCATCGTTTTTTTTCCAAGTCAAAAATAATAATGGACTGGTGGCAAAACATTTTCCCCTTACAGGGTGCTCCCGCAAAAGACGACTTGATTTTAAAAAGAGTTTCCGGTTTCCCGCAGGAAGCATTTTCAAGAAAAATCAAAGACAGCACTGTCTCAAAAATAAAAGCTCCTGACCCGGAAAAAGAAGATAAAGTGATGTTAATACGAAACCGCATTTCGCGAATAATATTTTTAAGAAAGTTTTATGATTACCCGTTAAGTCTAAATAAAGATATGGTGTCAAAACTAGGCATTCTTACTATGGCGAAATTCGGGTTCAGTTATTTAAAGTCCATAATGTTTCCAATCAAACCGGAAAACTCTCTGGAAGATTTTTTTATCAACCGTTTCGGGAAAGAATTATACCTGGCTTTTTTTAAGAATTATACGGAAAAGGTATGGGGAATTTCCTGTAAAGAATTAAAGCCCGAATGGGGAATGCAGCGAATAAAAGGCGTTTCGGTAAAGGAAGTTCTGAGAGATGCCATTAGAAATTCACTGTCCGGGAACAAAAACCTTGAACAAAAAAATAAAGAAACATCATTGATAAGACAATATATTTATCCGAAATATGGTCCCGGGCAACTGTGGGAAGAAGTAGCAAACATAATAACAATGGCAGGCGGAGAAGTTCATAAAAATCAAAAAGTTATCGGGATTACCCGTGAAAAAAATAAAATAACCGGTGTTAAAATCAAAGATACCATTACGGGAAACACAAATACTATAGAAGGAGATTTTGTTTTTTCGACTATGTCCGTAAAGGAGTTAATAGAAGGAATGGGAAAGAGTGATATCCCGCAGGAGATAAGAGAGACCTCTCAGGGGTTGACTTATCGCAGCATTGTCGTAGTAGGATTTTTGCTTAACAAAATGAAAATCAAAAACGATACCAAAATTAAAACCATTAACGATATAATCCCGGACAATTGGATATACATACAGGAGCCGGAAGTCCAGGCGGGGCGGCTTCAAATTTATAACAACTGGAGTCCTTATATGATAAAGGATATGACAAAAGTCTGGCTGGGAATGGAATATTTCTGTAATGAAGGGGATGAATTCTGGAATAGCGATGACGAGAAGACCGTTAGTTTTGCAAAAGAAGAATTATTAAAATTGGACATTATATATGAAGAAGATATACTGGATAAAATTGTCATAAGAATGCCAAAAGCTTATCCTGTTTATTCGGGAACATATAATAAAATAGACGCGATAAAAAACTACTTGAACGGATTTGAGAATTTGTTTTTAATAGGAAGGAATGGAATGCACAGGTATAACAACCAGGATCATTCGATGCTTTCGGCGATAGTTGCGGTTGAAAATATAATAAAAGGGGCAAAGGGGAAAGACAACATATGGAATGTAAATACGGAGCAGGAATACCAGGAAAAGTAA
- a CDS encoding DNA-binding response regulator: protein MSDTKKNSILIVDDDESTCKSLKLIFDKKGYKVDIALSGEKALEKIQNNFFNLALLDIKLPDIEGADLITPFIKLQPSIVIIIITGYASMETAMWALNKNVFAYITKPLIMDELLEKIDEAMGRTRSKKLLPEKTLSELKTTKDETKAIKTHIKLYKAIKYIKENYKKTKLSSEEIADTVGMQCKSFSRMWKKTMNTSISDYINNLKIEASKTMLTNTPMYISQIAHKLGLTHKHFCRLFKTKVGVSPNQYRNSSQR from the coding sequence ATGAGCGATACTAAAAAGAATAGTATTTTAATAGTTGATGACGATGAAAGTACCTGTAAGAGCTTAAAGCTTATATTCGATAAAAAAGGATATAAAGTAGACATAGCATTATCCGGGGAAAAAGCTTTAGAAAAAATTCAGAATAATTTTTTTAACCTGGCGCTACTGGATATTAAATTACCTGACATAGAAGGCGCCGATTTAATAACTCCATTTATCAAATTGCAGCCAAGCATAGTAATAATAATAATAACCGGGTATGCTTCTATGGAAACCGCAATGTGGGCATTGAATAAAAACGTTTTTGCGTACATTACAAAACCTTTGATTATGGATGAACTGCTGGAAAAGATAGATGAAGCAATGGGAAGGACGCGAAGCAAAAAATTGCTGCCCGAGAAAACACTCTCAGAATTAAAAACAACAAAAGATGAGACAAAAGCAATAAAAACGCACATTAAACTTTATAAAGCAATTAAATATATAAAAGAAAATTATAAAAAAACCAAATTATCTTCGGAAGAAATAGCTGATACTGTCGGAATGCAGTGTAAAAGTTTTTCCCGTATGTGGAAGAAAACAATGAATACAAGCATATCGGATTATATAAACAACCTAAAAATAGAAGCAAGCAAAACAATGCTTACGAATACTCCTATGTATATTTCACAGATAGCACACAAGTTAGGCTTGACACATAAACATTTTTGCAGGCTTTTTAAAACCAAAGTAGGCGTATCCCCGAATCAATATAGGAACTCTTCTCAACGGTGA
- a CDS encoding response regulator, translating into MEKENNILIVDDDEGTCKSLKLIFNKKGYKVDTAVSGESAIKQMRKKSFNAAVLDIKLPDIEGVELISSFRKTNPGIAIIVITAYASLKTAMRAINEGANAYITKPINIYELLDKIKELLTKQEKQSFLETEYRKLIKYKQTKKELLKEKEKIENLKIPYKLYTSIKYIKQNYKNPHLGIKDIASAVGMNIKSLSRLWKSYMELSPKDFLNNLRIEKAISLLMKTDLPISQVAKKIGFSKEYFCIVFKSRIQQTPMKYRKSHCIKRENRARKEPQETNSAKG; encoded by the coding sequence ATGGAAAAAGAAAACAACATTTTGATAGTTGATGACGACGAGGGCACCTGTAAAAGCCTTAAGTTAATATTTAATAAGAAAGGATACAAAGTTGATACGGCTGTCTCGGGAGAAAGCGCCATAAAACAGATGCGAAAAAAATCATTTAATGCGGCAGTGCTTGATATAAAACTTCCCGATATAGAAGGAGTTGAATTAATAAGTTCTTTCCGGAAAACAAACCCGGGAATAGCAATAATCGTAATTACTGCGTATGCATCTTTGAAAACTGCAATGCGAGCAATAAATGAAGGCGCAAACGCTTACATTACAAAACCTATCAATATTTATGAATTGCTGGATAAAATAAAAGAGTTGCTGACAAAGCAGGAAAAGCAAAGTTTTTTGGAAACGGAATACCGTAAATTAATAAAATACAAACAAACAAAAAAGGAATTACTGAAAGAAAAGGAAAAAATAGAAAACCTAAAAATACCGTATAAGCTTTACACTTCCATTAAATATATAAAACAAAATTACAAGAATCCTCATCTTGGCATAAAAGATATCGCTTCTGCGGTGGGAATGAACATTAAAAGTCTTTCTCGTTTATGGAAATCATATATGGAGTTAAGCCCGAAAGATTTCTTAAATAATCTCCGCATAGAAAAAGCGATAAGTTTGTTAATGAAGACGGATTTGCCTATTTCACAAGTAGCTAAAAAAATCGGGTTTTCAAAAGAATATTTTTGTATAGTATTTAAGTCTCGAATACAGCAAACTCCTATGAAATATAGGAAATCACATTGTATAAAAAGAGAAAATAGGGCAAGAAAGGAGCCCCAGGAAACAAACTCAGCCAAAGGCTGA